One genomic segment of Desulfocapsa sulfexigens DSM 10523 includes these proteins:
- the ltrA gene encoding group II intron reverse transcriptase/maturase, with protein MLPRHLTRTVNLNGGVVYKRIADEQFSNDQLLERIVSTENVGKAWKQVRSNKGAPGIDEITVGDFPFTFRECWPEIRSTILEGNYTPSPVQRVEIPKPDGSTRPLGIPTVLDRVIQQAIAQVMSPIFEPHFSESSCGFRPGRSAHDGVKQIKQYIRQGYKVAVDMDLSKFFDTVNHDVLMNRVSRRIEDKRVLKLIGKYLRAGVMVNGRRLATPLGVPQGGPLSPLLANILLDDLDKELEKRGHHFVRYADDFIILVKSLSAAERVMASVSRFLKRELRLIVNEKKSSFGKVEECSFLGFVFVRGKIRWSDKAFCEFKRRIRLFTGRSWGVSMEYRLHKLAEYVRGWINYYGISEYYRPIPIVDEWLRRRIRMCFWKQWRYTRTKVSNLLKLGTFKRQAIMTALSRKGPWHLARTLAAQTGMTNKWLKELGLISVKDQWVKIHYPAQAR; from the coding sequence ATGTTGCCAAGACATCTTACACGTACTGTGAACCTGAACGGGGGAGTAGTGTATAAGCGTATCGCGGATGAGCAGTTCTCAAACGATCAACTACTGGAACGTATAGTTTCGACAGAGAATGTCGGTAAGGCCTGGAAACAGGTGCGCAGTAATAAAGGTGCTCCCGGAATCGACGAAATAACAGTCGGGGATTTCCCGTTCACTTTTCGTGAATGCTGGCCTGAAATACGCTCAACCATACTGGAAGGGAATTACACCCCTTCTCCTGTTCAGAGAGTTGAAATCCCCAAACCGGATGGCAGTACTCGTCCTCTTGGGATTCCAACTGTGCTGGATAGAGTTATCCAGCAGGCCATCGCTCAGGTTATGAGTCCTATTTTCGAGCCTCATTTTTCAGAATCGAGTTGTGGGTTCAGACCGGGCAGATCAGCCCATGATGGAGTGAAGCAGATAAAGCAGTACATCAGACAGGGCTACAAAGTCGCAGTTGATATGGATTTGTCGAAATTCTTCGACACAGTCAACCACGATGTTCTGATGAACCGGGTATCACGTCGGATAGAAGATAAACGTGTACTCAAGCTTATCGGCAAATACCTTCGGGCTGGCGTAATGGTTAATGGCCGTCGTCTTGCAACTCCGCTTGGAGTACCGCAGGGCGGTCCTCTTTCGCCACTTCTTGCAAATATTCTTCTTGACGATCTGGATAAGGAACTGGAGAAACGTGGTCACCACTTCGTTCGTTATGCCGATGACTTCATCATTTTAGTGAAAAGTCTTTCAGCAGCAGAACGGGTGATGGCCAGTGTCAGCAGATTCCTGAAAAGAGAGCTACGGCTAATCGTCAACGAGAAGAAAAGCAGTTTTGGTAAAGTGGAGGAATGCAGTTTTCTCGGGTTTGTCTTTGTGCGAGGCAAAATAAGATGGAGCGACAAAGCCTTTTGTGAGTTCAAAAGACGTATTCGTCTTTTTACCGGAAGAAGCTGGGGCGTCTCCATGGAATACCGCCTACACAAACTTGCAGAGTATGTACGGGGCTGGATAAACTATTACGGCATTTCGGAGTATTATCGCCCGATCCCGATAGTAGACGAATGGCTCCGTCGCAGGATACGAATGTGTTTCTGGAAACAATGGAGATATACACGAACCAAAGTGTCCAATCTTCTCAAGCTGGGAACCTTCAAAAGACAGGCAATTATGACAGCATTAAGTCGTAAAGGCCCATGGCATCTCGCCAGAACCCTGGCTGCACAAACGGGCATGACCAACAAATGGCTGAAAGAACTTGGGTTGATATCTGTCAAAGACCAGTGGGTGAAGATTCACTATCCGGCTCAGGCCCGATGA
- a CDS encoding type II toxin-antitoxin system HicB family antitoxin gives MHKYSISTLWSEEDECFVATSMEFPFLSGFGETQEKATAQLNLVLADAIEILKEDGEEIPLPQTAKKFSGQFRLRLPVSLHERLSKIAEQEGISLNSQIVSMLQERSSKVEVYKNVIDELKAIIGQTAGMAKNVAILASEHSQYLNITTDIEGTKESAVGAFLSGSSNNFSLQ, from the coding sequence ATGCACAAATATTCTATAAGTACCTTGTGGAGCGAAGAGGATGAGTGCTTTGTGGCGACTTCAATGGAATTTCCATTTTTGTCGGGGTTTGGCGAAACACAAGAAAAAGCAACTGCACAATTAAATTTGGTTTTAGCTGATGCAATAGAAATATTAAAAGAAGATGGTGAAGAAATTCCGTTGCCACAAACAGCGAAAAAGTTCAGTGGACAATTTCGACTACGACTACCTGTTTCACTCCATGAACGGTTGTCAAAAATAGCTGAACAAGAAGGAATTTCTCTTAATTCACAAATTGTGTCAATGCTCCAAGAACGCTCCAGCAAAGTTGAAGTGTACAAAAACGTTATTGATGAACTTAAAGCGATCATTGGTCAAACAGCGGGTATGGCTAAAAATGTTGCCATCCTTGCCTCTGAGCATTCTCAATATTTGAATATCACTACCGACATTGAAGGTACTAAAGAAAGTGCAGTCGGTGCATTTTTGTCCGGCAGCTCAAATAACTTCAGCTTACAATAA
- a CDS encoding DUF4393 domain-containing protein, protein MEEKVIKSLIPKIYDDVVHGAAKEFGNTLTEAIKVTLRPVSGLISTVDKTFDWVESAIEQKFKNERKDPSTIVSPEPEMAIRVIQGLQSTINAEDPLPRTMFVNLLAGNMDQEKIDTTHPAFAEVLKNLVSDECRIFSVIASSPYNIIEAHIFASLYMKVESGFQFSKDSFPLQVKAGIKNNSRMWLYISNLERLGLVKTKKESLFPHEDCGSKYSYGVMGKLWSEFEKYKKEKRKDERCPQTLDSSYFWSVKLTTFGNDFAVATGANWAYSGESNKFNIQKWAIN, encoded by the coding sequence ATGGAAGAAAAAGTTATTAAGTCTTTGATCCCCAAAATTTATGATGATGTAGTGCACGGTGCCGCAAAAGAATTTGGCAACACTTTGACTGAAGCAATCAAAGTAACCTTACGTCCTGTCTCCGGCCTTATATCAACAGTAGATAAAACATTTGACTGGGTTGAATCCGCAATTGAGCAAAAGTTCAAAAATGAGAGAAAAGACCCTTCAACTATCGTTAGCCCAGAACCAGAGATGGCAATCAGGGTAATCCAAGGACTACAGTCAACCATAAATGCAGAAGACCCGCTGCCAAGAACTATGTTTGTAAACTTACTTGCAGGGAATATGGATCAAGAAAAAATTGATACTACCCACCCAGCTTTTGCAGAAGTTCTAAAAAATTTGGTATCCGACGAATGCCGAATTTTCTCTGTTATTGCTTCGTCGCCATACAATATTATAGAAGCACATATATTTGCTAGCCTTTATATGAAAGTAGAAAGTGGTTTTCAGTTTTCTAAAGACAGTTTCCCTTTACAAGTTAAGGCTGGCATAAAAAATAATTCCAGAATGTGGTTATACATCAGCAACCTAGAAAGACTCGGTCTTGTCAAAACTAAAAAGGAATCATTATTCCCTCACGAAGACTGCGGTTCAAAATATTCTTATGGAGTTATGGGTAAACTTTGGAGTGAATTTGAAAAATATAAAAAAGAAAAAAGAAAAGATGAGCGTTGTCCTCAAACACTAGATTCATCTTACTTTTGGTCAGTTAAATTAACAACCTTCGGTAATGATTTCGCTGTTGCAACAGGTGCAAATTGGGCATATAGCGGTGAAAGTAATAAATTCAACATTCAAAAATGGGCAATAAATTAA
- a CDS encoding LptA/OstA family protein, producing the protein MNTKKPIALFTILLAIASYVPQIKAAEGYIGASKLHVIGDYWEFKNKENIIIITKDVVATSTNMKIECQKLVILHENISNSGDEKMAEKVKKLIATNDVKIQINNGHSTSSGKAEYDKEDDKIILTEHPIAYLGEHEVTGCKITYYIENASYEVESCPDQKATGTITPK; encoded by the coding sequence ATGAACACCAAGAAACCAATCGCCCTTTTCACAATCCTCTTAGCAATTGCCAGTTATGTCCCGCAAATTAAGGCCGCAGAGGGTTATATTGGTGCATCTAAGTTGCATGTCATAGGTGACTATTGGGAGTTCAAAAATAAAGAAAACATCATCATCATTACAAAAGACGTAGTTGCCACATCAACCAATATGAAAATTGAGTGCCAAAAGCTGGTTATTTTGCACGAAAATATTTCTAATTCAGGCGACGAAAAAATGGCTGAGAAGGTAAAAAAACTCATCGCCACAAATGATGTTAAAATTCAAATTAATAACGGCCATTCAACATCATCAGGAAAAGCGGAGTACGACAAAGAGGATGATAAAATCATATTAACAGAGCACCCCATAGCTTATTTAGGCGAACATGAAGTAACCGGCTGTAAAATCACTTATTATATTGAAAATGCATCGTATGAAGTTGAGAGCTGTCCAGACCAAAAAGCAACTGGTACAATTACGCCAAAATAG